The genomic DNA GCGACATGAGTTTAATGATGCAGGCGAAACTTCTTCGTACGATCGAAGATAATATTGTAGAACCTGTGGGCAGTAATAAACCACAGGAAATATCTTTTCGAATTGTCTGCGCAACCAACAAAGATTTACGCAGCGAAATAAAGGAAGGGAATTTTCGTGAAGACCTGTACTTCCGCATCAACGTGATTCCAATCTACCTCCCAGCCTTAAGACATCGGCACAATGACATACGGCCCTTATCAGAGTTCTTATTGCAGCAAGTATGCACTAACGAAGGACTGCCGGACAAAAGATTTGCCGAAAATATTTGGCCCTTATTGATGGAATACGACTGGCCTGGCAACATCCGTGAATTGCGCAATATAATTGAACGTTCAGCCGTACTCTCCAACGAAATTTTAATTGATATCCCAATCATGCACCAGGCGATGCAAGACGGTCCTCTCAATAAATCGGACCCACAACGAGAACAAACCTTACGGGAAGCGCGCGCTAAATTCGAAAAAGACTTTATCCTCAAAACCCTCGCGGCTCATGATGGCAGAATCCAGGAGTCTGCTCGATCTCTTGGCATTCAACGCAGCCATCTCTGGAAAAAGATGCAGCAGTATGGGATAAACCGATGAGCTGTTTCATTTTCGGCTAATTAAAACTTATTTCAGAAGCACGAAATCCTAATTTCGAAATCCTAAACAAATCCTAATTTCTAAATCTCAATGTCTTAAACATGTTAAACCATCTTAAATTTGATTGTTATTTGAAAATTTATTATTCCGATATTGTTTAGATTTTTGTGCTTCGGATTTCTGATTTAATCGGTAAAATGGGGGTGGGGGTTCAAGATACTATTCCTGACGAACTCACTCAGGAACAAAAATCTTCATCGTTTATTTTCAAATCATTATTATTCTGCTTTTATTAAAAAAACAACTTGCTTTTTAGAAATCAAAATTGTATTGTGCACTACTGCTAAGTATTAGTATTCATATTATTTCAAGGAGCTATCATGTTTAAAGATCAACCTAGAGGACTGCCCGTTCTGTTTTTTACGGAAATGTGGGAGCGGTTTAGCTATTATGGTATGCGGGCATTACTGGTTTTATTTATGACAGCTGCTGTGGCGGAAGGCGGCCTTGGTTTAGAAATTGCGATAGCGACCGCTATTTACGGTTTGTATACATTCGGTGTCTACGCAATGGCGATACCCGGTGGTTGGATTGCTGACAAATTGATTGGTCAACGCCGAGCCGTACTTATCGGCGGTATCATAATTGCTCTCGGACACTACACACTTGCCTTACCCATGCTATGGACATTTTACCTGGGCTTGCTCCTGGTAATTATGGGAACGGGTTTATTGAAGCCAAATGTGAGCGCCATTGTTGGCGAACTTTATCCGGAGGGCGGGGCCAGACGTGACGCAGGGTTCTCGATTTTTTATATGGGAATTAATGTTGGAGCAGTATTAGGTCAGTCAGTATGTGCCTTGCTGGGAGAAAAAGTTGACTGGCACTTGGGTTTTGGCGCCGCGGCTATTGGTATGACCTTCGGTATTATTCAATATGTTGCCGGCAAAAAGCACCTGCAAAATGTGGGCGAACTCAAAGGGGATTATGCCAAAGAGTCGAGTATAAAGGCAGCAAAGAAGCAATTCATTATTGGTATTGGCATTGTCCTGGCATTAATAGTAGCATTTGTGTTATATCTGCAAACCACTACATCATTTGATATCGTTAGTTTTGCCGAGAACATCGGGCTTTCGATTACGGCAATAGCCTTTATATACTTTACTTTGATCATAATATTTGTGTGTAAAAATTCAAATGAAAAAAAACGTGTTG from candidate division KSB1 bacterium includes the following:
- a CDS encoding peptide MFS transporter, translated to MFKDQPRGLPVLFFTEMWERFSYYGMRALLVLFMTAAVAEGGLGLEIAIATAIYGLYTFGVYAMAIPGGWIADKLIGQRRAVLIGGIIIALGHYTLALPMLWTFYLGLLLVIMGTGLLKPNVSAIVGELYPEGGARRDAGFSIFYMGINVGAVLGQSVCALLGEKVDWHLGFGAAAIGMTFGIIQYVAGKKHLQNVGELKGDYAKESSIKAAKKQFIIGIGIVLALIVAFVLYLQTTTSFDIVSFAENIGLSITAIAFIYFTLIIIFVCKNSNEKKRVGLIWILFLGAALFWSGFEQAGSSMNLFARDFTDRMAFGWEVPTGWLQSINPIFIVILAPVMGMLWVRLGDKNPNIPIKFGIGLVLLGVGFFVIAWGASFIEAGKVSPMWLVVTYFFHTVGELCLSPVGLSSITKLSPDRLVGQMMGTWFMGAALGNLIAGLVAGYIEKLPQNELYAVVAAIVMVSGFMFLLLQKPINKLSCGIK